ATATCGCCTTATCTACAATATCTGCTCATCTTAAAAACTTAAAGTATACCGGCGTAATTGAAGACTCAAAAGATGGCAGATGGGTAGTGTACAAACTGACTGAAAACAAACATGTAAGAGAAATCGTTAACTTCCTCTACGAAAAAGTAAAAGATGATAAAATCATAAAAGAAGATTTGGAAAAAGTTGATAAAATAGACAGATACTCTTGCTCTATTTAACACGATATAGAGATGTTAGAAGATTTTATATCAAAATATAAAAGTATTTTCCAAAAAGACTTCGATATTTTCTTTAAATCACTTGAAAAGACAGATAAAAAATACTTTAGGCTGAATGTAGCGCGTGGTGTAAACTATATTAAAGAATTTGAAGAAAGTTCGAATATTGAAAAAGTTAAGGACTTCAACGCATATCAATACAATGAAAACCAAACAAACATTGTCAAGTCTATCGGATTTTTAACGGGTGGACTTTACATTCAAAATATATCTTCCCTCTTTCCGCCCAAAATATTATACGACAATTTAACAAATAAAGATAATCCTATAATACTTGATATGTGTGCTGCACCCGGCGGAAAAACCACATATCTAAGTGAATTATTAGACAGGAAGGGCCTAATTATTGCCAATGAAATCTCTTCAAAAAGGCTTAAGGCACTCAACTTTAATATTTCAAAATATGGCGCTTACAACGTAAAGACAGTCAGTTTGGACGGCAGACTTGCCTCTAAAAAGTTACCTGCAGTTTTTGATGCTGTCATGCTTGATGCCCCTTGCAGCAATGAAAACAAAATTCTCAAAAACGACACAGTTAAAAACTTTTGGTCAGAAGAGTTTATATTAAATATGCAAAGCATCCAAAAAGACTTGTTATATAATGCTTTTAATCTTATCAAGCCTGGAGGGTTAATCGCCTATTCAACATGCACTTTTTCAATCGAAGAAAACGAAATGGTTTTAGAAGATTTTTTATCTAAACATCCAGATGCCAGATTAGTCGATATAAACAATGGTAATTTCCCTGCCGGAATATCTGGAAATAAAACAATAGACAATAGAGTAATAAGAGTATTACCACACATAATGGAGTATGACGGTTTCTTCATCGCACTTATTCAAAAAGTTGGTGAGTGTAGCAATAATTTAATTACTAAAAATAAAAATTTATTTGGTACTAAACTCGATATCTTTCAAGATGATTATTTTAAAAATTATAAATTTTACGAAAGAAATAGCAAAATATATATGGACATTATCGCTAACTTCGGCGACAAAATTTTTAAAAAAATTAGATTTCAAAATAATGACTTCTTTATGGGCCAAAATTTAAAAGAATTTTCTATTTCCACTGAAGCATCATGGGAGTTTGGAGCAAAAATAAAAGATAATTACAGATTAGAGATTGATTACAAAGAAAGTATTGAATATTTGGATGGTTATGATATAAATCACATTTCTAAAAACATTAAAAATGGTGTATTATATTACAAAGACATACCTGTGGGACCTTTTAAGGTTGTAAACGGTGCAATTAAAAACAAACTGGACAGATATTTTATATATAATAGAGTATAAATCATGAAAAAAGTTTTGGTAGTAGAGGATAGTAATTTCTTTCAAGAAGTTTTGACAAAAGAGCTCGAAGATCTAAATCTTAAACCTTTTGTCGCATCTAACATTAAAGAAGCCAAAAAACTTTTACAAGATAACTATTTTGACTTTATAACAATGGATGTTAACCTCCCTGATGGTAACGGGCTTGATTTTTGTAGAGAATTAAAACAAAACAATCAGTTATATAAATCTCAAATCATCATAATATCTTCAGAAGATGATGATTTACTTAAAAAAGCAAGTTTTGATGCAGGTGCTTTTAGCTATTTTCATAAAGACTATGTTGGAGGAAATCTAAGAAAATTTTTAAAAACCACAATTTCTATGGCACAAATCATTACAAGCTCCGCAAACCCGGTAGTGCTCATAGAAGATAGCGAATTTCAAAGTAAATATATAAAAAGTCTTTTTGACTTTGCAAATATAAGTGTTATATCTTTTAATGATGTCAAAAGTTCATTGGACTTTTTCTCCAATGATAATAATATCGACTTAATAATAGTAGACTATTACCTTAATGACCAAACTTGCGAAGGCTTGATTGAAAAAATAAGAAAAAATAAATTTTATGATAAAGTGCCTATAATTGTAACCACAGTTTTGGAGGAAAAAGATAAAAAATACGATTTGTTTCTGTTAGGGGTAAATGATTTTGTTCAAAAGCCATTTGACCCAAGCGAATTTTTCCTCAGAATAAGAAGTCATCTAAGGATAAAAAGCCTGATGGATATGCTTGATGCTAAAAATAAGCTACTATCTATTAAGGCCATTACCGATGAATTAACAGGACTTTTTAACAGACGCTTCTTTTGGGAAACTTTAATCAGAGAGGACAATAGAGCAAAAAGGGCAAAACAGCCTTATTCAATTTTGATGTTTGATATTGATAACTTTAAGCTTGTTAATGACAAATATGGACACTTAAATGGTGATAAGGTGCTTGTTAGTCTGGCTGATGAATTGAAAAAGTGTATAAGAAAATTTGACACCCTTGCACGATTTGGCGGGGAAGAGTTTATTATGCTGTTGCCAAATAGTGACAAGGGTCAGGCTTCTGTTGTTGCAGAAAAAATTTTAAATATCGCAAGAAATATCAAATATGAGTTTACAGACAATCCTATTACAGTAAGTATTGGTATTGCTGATTCAACGGAATGCACTTCGTTTGAAGAAATAATACATTTAGCTGATGACAGACTGTATAAGGCAAAGAAAAACGGTAAAAATCGTTTTGAACTTAAATAAAAGTTTGGAGGAGTAAATGAAAAGGTTGTTAACTATTTTTGTAATGGCAGTTTTTTTAAGTTTAAGCTTTAATGTTTTTGCAAAGGACATTAAAGCAGGTTTCGTCTATGTTGGTCCTGTTGGTGATGGTGGTTGGACATATGCTCATGATTTAGGTAGAAAAGAGATGGAAAAGCTCCCTTATGTAAAGCCATCTACCTACATTGAGTCAGTCCCTGAAGGGAGCGATGCCGCAAGGGTAATCACTAATCTTGTAAAAAAAGGGCATAATGTTATTTTTACTACCAGTTTTGGATTTATGGACCCTACTATCAACGTTGCAAAAAGATTTAAAGATGTCATTTTTATGCACTGTTCAGGTTATAAGACAGCTGAAAATGTTGGCACATATTTTGGAAGGATGTATGAACCAAGATACCTCAGCGGTATCATTGCCGGCAGTATGACAAAAAGCAATATTATCGGCTATGTTGCAGCTTTCCCTATTCCTGAAGTTATCAGAGGTATCAATGCCTTTACACTCGGTGTAAGATCTGTAAACAAAAATGCGGTTGTCAAGGTAGTATGGACTCAAACCTGGTTTGACCCGGGGACAGAACGAAACGCTGCTGAAAGTTTACTTGATGTTGGTGCCGATGTGCTTGCTATGCACCAAGATACACCTGCTACCCTTCAAGCTGCTGAAAATAGGGGAAAATATGTTATTGGTTACAACTCAGACATGAGAAGCTATGCTCCGAAGGGATTTTTAACAGCTCCCGTTTGGAATTGGGGTGCAATATATAAATATATTGCTGAAAATGTGCACAACGGAACATGGAAATCAGAGCAGATTTGGTGGGGTATGGATAAAGGTGCTATTGCACTTGCACCTATTAGTGATACTGTCCCTGCAGAAATAAAAAGTAAGGTTATGAAAGTAAAGGATGAAATTGTGCAGGGGAAATTTAAAATATTCAGCGGACCTATAAAAGATCAGTCAGGTAAACTTATCCTTGAGAAAGGAAAAACCTTTACAGACAGCGAACTTTTGGGTATGAACTTCTTTGTAGAAGGTGTTCAAGGAAACTTAAACAATTAAAAATCTTAACACCCTGGAAATCCAGGGTGTTTTTTTTGAGGTTATATGTCATCCTGTATTTTAAAAGTCCAAAATATTTCTAAGTCTTTCGCAGGGTTTGTTGCCAATGAGAATATATCTCTTGAAATATTCAAAGGTGAAATACATACAATCTTAGGCGAAAATGGTGCAGGCAAAAGCACACTGATGAATATTCTAACGGGACTTTACAAACCTGATTCCGGTGAGATTTATATTGACAATAAAAAAGTCACAATAAAATCACCAAAAGATGCACTAAACTACAAAATAGGGATGGTTCATCAACATTTTATGCTTGTAAACAACCATTCTGTTTTTGAAAATATTTTGTTAAGTATTAAGCTTGATTCATTTATTATTAATAAAAACACATTAAAATCAAAAGTACTAAAATTTATTGAAGAGTTTGAGTTGAATATTGATATAGAGCAACCGGTCTGGAAACTTTCCATTGGTCAGCAGCAGTGGATAGAGCTAATAAAGCTTTTAGTAAGAGATTCACAAATTCTTATTCTTGATGAGCCAACTGCGGTTTTGACCCCTCAGGAATCAGAGTTTTTGTTCACTTTTTTGTCCAAATTAAAAGAGCAAGGGAAAGCAATTATATTTATCTCACACAAAATGAAAGAGGTTATGAGCCTATCTGATAAAGTCACCATTTTGAAAAAAGGGAGAACAGTAGCAACCCTAAAAAAAGGGGAATTTGACGAACAAAAGCTTGCTGAACTTATGATAAGCAGCACTGAGCCCGTTCAACTTAACAAAATAAATAAAGTCTTTAATAATCACATTCTTGAAATTCAAAATCTCAATGTTAAAAACGATAAAGGGCTTTCCGATTTAACAGACTTTTCCTTAAATCTTTACGAAGGGGAAATTTTAGGCATCGCAGGGATTACAGGGAACGGTCAGAAAGCTTTGGCTGAGGTGCTGACTGGGCTTAAAAAACCTAATTCAGGTAAAATTTTAGTCAAAGGTGAAGATTTAACCTATTCGACATCTAAGTCAAAATATATCTCAGGGATTGCACATATACCTGAGGACAGAAAAACAATGGGGATTGCTCCTGATTTGTCAATTGATGAAAATCTTATTCTTAAAAATTATTCATCCAATAAGTTTACCAATATGTTCTTTCTCAGCAAATCAAAGATAAGGGAAAATGCAATAGAGCAAATAAAGAAATATTCCATAAAAACTGGCTATGATGGGATACCTGTAAGACTGCTTTCCGGAGGTAATATACAAAAAGTAATCATAGCAAGGGAGTTATCTGAAAATCCTCTCATATTGGTTGCCCTTTACCCCACAAGGGGCCTTGATATAGGCTCTGCTGAGTATGTATATAAAGTGTTATTGGACGCCCGGGAAAAAGGGATGAGCACGATACTTATATCTGAAGATTTAGATGAGCTGTTAAAAATATCCGACAGAATAGCAGTTATGTTTAGAGGTAAAAATATGGGGTATCTTGAACCTGACAAAACATCTAAAACAGAAATCGGACTTTTGATGAGTGGGAAAAGATGAAATTTAAATTAGTTAAGAAATCGCCTGTAAGTGGCATAAAATCTATTTTAACAACCCTGCTATCTATATTCATAGCTCTTTTGATAAGTGGTATTTTTCTCACATTTGCTGATATAAATCCTATTAGTGCTTACAAGGATATGCTTATAGAGTCAGTCGGCTCTGTTTACGGCATTACCGAAACCCTTGTAAAAACTACACCGCTTATTTTTTGCGGGCTTGGTGTAGCAGTTGCTTTTAGAATGCATCTGTGGAATATCGGTGCTGAAGGGCAGCTTTACATGGGTGCTTTTGGTGCATCTTTAGTAGCACTACACCTCAATACCGACAGCCATTTTGTAATGATTACATTGATGTTTATTTCGGCAATATTTTTTGGCGGACTTTGGGCACTAATCCCCGGAGCTTTAAAAGCCATATACAATGTAAATGAAACAATTGTAACGCTTTTAATGAATTATATTGCAATCTTGTGGGTGGACTTTTTAATCTATGGAGCATGGAAAGACCCCAAAGGGTTTAACTTCCCAATCTCAGCCGAATTTACAAGTGCAGCAAGATTGAGTGAATATTTTGATTCAAGACTGCACTCAGGTTTTTTCCTTGCTCTATTATGTGCATTACTGGTTTTCATTATTATAGAAAAAACTGTCTGGGGTTATGAAATTAAAGTAATAGGGAGTAACCCAAAGGCCGCTATGTATGCTGGTATAAATATAAAAAAGAATATAATACTGGTAATGTTTATAAGCGGTGCGTTAAGTGCAATTGCAGGATTTTCTGAGCTTGCAGGGGTACAGCATAGGCTTCAGCATGCAATCTCTCCGGGCTACGGTTATACGGCAATTATAATTGCATGGCTTGCAAAAAGGAGTGCCTTTGGAGTGGTAATAGTTTCCTTTCTTATGGGGATGCTTTTTGTAGGCAGCGACTCTATGCAAATATATTATCAGTTGCCTGTAGCAATGGTAAGTGTATTTCAAGGGCTCATACTTTTCTCCCTTATTGTTGCTGAATTTTTTAAAGAACATAAAATTGTCATGGTGAAAGAGTAATGATTTCAATAATAATCGATGCAACTATCAGAGCCGGAACTTCCATACTTTATGCTACTCTCGGTGAAATTATTATAGAGCGCTCAGGAATCATAAATTTAGGGATAGAAGGGCTTATGTTAATAGGCGCCCTTGCCGGATTTTATACTACTTACACCACTCAAAGTCTTATTCTGGGTGTTTTTGCGGCTGTATTTGCGGCAGGACTTGCCGGTCTAATTCATGGTATACTTTGCACATATTTCAAAGGTAACCAAATAGTAAGTGGACTTGCTCTCACAATGTTTGGAGTCGGGATTACGGCGGTTTTAGGAAAAAGCATGGTGGGGCAAACCATTGTTGGTTTTAAGAGAATAGAAATACCTGTGCTTTCAAAAATACCAATCATAGGTAACTCCCTTTTTAACCAAGATATTTTAGTATACCTAAGTATTCTTCTTGTATTTTTAATCTCATTTTTTCTTTACAGAACAGTATGGGGATTAAACTTAAGAACTGTAGGTGAAAACCCTTATGCTGCTGATGTGTCAGGAATAGACACATACAAATATCGCCTTGTAGCTACCTTTATAGGCTCAGGACTTGCAGGGCTCGGGGGTGCTTACCTTTCACTTGCATATACCCCTTTATGGATAGAAAATATGACAGCGGGGCGTGGCTGGATTGCAGTTGCATTAGTAATATTTTCATCATGGTCATGTAAAAGGGCACTTTTTGGAGCCTATTTCTTCGGCGGCATAAGTGCCATTCAACTACGATTTCAAGCGATGGGGACAACCATTTCTGCTCATATTTTACAAATGCTCCCCTACATATTTACAATAATTGTACTTATTATTGCGACCATTAAAATAGAAAAAGGTTCTTCAAGTCAACCTGAGTCTTTGGGGCTTGTTTATGACAGAGAGGACAGGAAATAAAATGACAGCAAAAGAGATGCTCCTTAAGCTAATTAAAGATGAGGGGAGTGTTAAAGGAAGCGTAATAAATGTGGAAAGATTTATTAATCATAAGGTATCTTATTTACTTTATGATAAAATTGCGAATGCTTTTATCGAGCATTTCCCTACCGACTCTTTTGATAAAATATTGACCGTAGAGTCAAGTGGCATAATTTTAGCAAGTTTTATTGCAGCTAAATCTCAAAAAGACTTTATCTTTTTAAAGAAAAAAAAGCCTCTAACAATGAATGAATACTACAGTGAGAGGAGCTACTCATTTACCAAGCAAGCCGAAACTGAGCTATTCCTTTCAAAAACAGTTGTAGAAAAAGGGGAAAAACTTCTTTTTGTCGATGATTTTTATGCAAATGGTAGCACGTCCGCCTCAGCAAAAAAGCTTATTGAAAAAGCCGGTTGCGAGATATCTGGCATCGGAGTAATTATTGACAAAAGTAACAATAATGATATCTTTTCCATACTTAAGCTCAAGGATATAAAAGAGTAATGGTAAATCTTCTCAGAAAAAAACCTAAATACTTTAGTTTAAAATTAAAAATAAATATTCTTATATTTGCTGTAATGATTTCCATATCCTTTATCGTTTCAGGATATCTTACATACAATGCTGAAAAAAAG
The window above is part of the Deferrivibrio essentukiensis genome. Proteins encoded here:
- a CDS encoding GGDEF domain-containing response regulator — encoded protein: MKKVLVVEDSNFFQEVLTKELEDLNLKPFVASNIKEAKKLLQDNYFDFITMDVNLPDGNGLDFCRELKQNNQLYKSQIIIISSEDDDLLKKASFDAGAFSYFHKDYVGGNLRKFLKTTISMAQIITSSANPVVLIEDSEFQSKYIKSLFDFANISVISFNDVKSSLDFFSNDNNIDLIIVDYYLNDQTCEGLIEKIRKNKFYDKVPIIVTTVLEEKDKKYDLFLLGVNDFVQKPFDPSEFFLRIRSHLRIKSLMDMLDAKNKLLSIKAITDELTGLFNRRFFWETLIREDNRAKRAKQPYSILMFDIDNFKLVNDKYGHLNGDKVLVSLADELKKCIRKFDTLARFGGEEFIMLLPNSDKGQASVVAEKILNIARNIKYEFTDNPITVSIGIADSTECTSFEEIIHLADDRLYKAKKNGKNRFELK
- a CDS encoding ArsR/SmtB family transcription factor, which gives rise to MHNLKEVSKVLKSLSEENRLRITIMLLKRDLCVCEINEVLHIALSTISAHLKNLKYTGVIEDSKDGRWVVYKLTENKHVREIVNFLYEKVKDDKIIKEDLEKVDKIDRYSCSI
- a CDS encoding ABC transporter permease, with amino-acid sequence MKFKLVKKSPVSGIKSILTTLLSIFIALLISGIFLTFADINPISAYKDMLIESVGSVYGITETLVKTTPLIFCGLGVAVAFRMHLWNIGAEGQLYMGAFGASLVALHLNTDSHFVMITLMFISAIFFGGLWALIPGALKAIYNVNETIVTLLMNYIAILWVDFLIYGAWKDPKGFNFPISAEFTSAARLSEYFDSRLHSGFFLALLCALLVFIIIEKTVWGYEIKVIGSNPKAAMYAGINIKKNIILVMFISGALSAIAGFSELAGVQHRLQHAISPGYGYTAIIIAWLAKRSAFGVVIVSFLMGMLFVGSDSMQIYYQLPVAMVSVFQGLILFSLIVAEFFKEHKIVMVKE
- a CDS encoding BMP family ABC transporter substrate-binding protein, translating into MKRLLTIFVMAVFLSLSFNVFAKDIKAGFVYVGPVGDGGWTYAHDLGRKEMEKLPYVKPSTYIESVPEGSDAARVITNLVKKGHNVIFTTSFGFMDPTINVAKRFKDVIFMHCSGYKTAENVGTYFGRMYEPRYLSGIIAGSMTKSNIIGYVAAFPIPEVIRGINAFTLGVRSVNKNAVVKVVWTQTWFDPGTERNAAESLLDVGADVLAMHQDTPATLQAAENRGKYVIGYNSDMRSYAPKGFLTAPVWNWGAIYKYIAENVHNGTWKSEQIWWGMDKGAIALAPISDTVPAEIKSKVMKVKDEIVQGKFKIFSGPIKDQSGKLILEKGKTFTDSELLGMNFFVEGVQGNLNN
- a CDS encoding ABC transporter ATP-binding protein → MSSCILKVQNISKSFAGFVANENISLEIFKGEIHTILGENGAGKSTLMNILTGLYKPDSGEIYIDNKKVTIKSPKDALNYKIGMVHQHFMLVNNHSVFENILLSIKLDSFIINKNTLKSKVLKFIEEFELNIDIEQPVWKLSIGQQQWIELIKLLVRDSQILILDEPTAVLTPQESEFLFTFLSKLKEQGKAIIFISHKMKEVMSLSDKVTILKKGRTVATLKKGEFDEQKLAELMISSTEPVQLNKINKVFNNHILEIQNLNVKNDKGLSDLTDFSLNLYEGEILGIAGITGNGQKALAEVLTGLKKPNSGKILVKGEDLTYSTSKSKYISGIAHIPEDRKTMGIAPDLSIDENLILKNYSSNKFTNMFFLSKSKIRENAIEQIKKYSIKTGYDGIPVRLLSGGNIQKVIIARELSENPLILVALYPTRGLDIGSAEYVYKVLLDAREKGMSTILISEDLDELLKISDRIAVMFRGKNMGYLEPDKTSKTEIGLLMSGKR
- a CDS encoding RsmB/NOP family class I SAM-dependent RNA methyltransferase; this translates as MLEDFISKYKSIFQKDFDIFFKSLEKTDKKYFRLNVARGVNYIKEFEESSNIEKVKDFNAYQYNENQTNIVKSIGFLTGGLYIQNISSLFPPKILYDNLTNKDNPIILDMCAAPGGKTTYLSELLDRKGLIIANEISSKRLKALNFNISKYGAYNVKTVSLDGRLASKKLPAVFDAVMLDAPCSNENKILKNDTVKNFWSEEFILNMQSIQKDLLYNAFNLIKPGGLIAYSTCTFSIEENEMVLEDFLSKHPDARLVDINNGNFPAGISGNKTIDNRVIRVLPHIMEYDGFFIALIQKVGECSNNLITKNKNLFGTKLDIFQDDYFKNYKFYERNSKIYMDIIANFGDKIFKKIRFQNNDFFMGQNLKEFSISTEASWEFGAKIKDNYRLEIDYKESIEYLDGYDINHISKNIKNGVLYYKDIPVGPFKVVNGAIKNKLDRYFIYNRV
- a CDS encoding phosphoribosyltransferase family protein; protein product: MTERTGNKMTAKEMLLKLIKDEGSVKGSVINVERFINHKVSYLLYDKIANAFIEHFPTDSFDKILTVESSGIILASFIAAKSQKDFIFLKKKKPLTMNEYYSERSYSFTKQAETELFLSKTVVEKGEKLLFVDDFYANGSTSASAKKLIEKAGCEISGIGVIIDKSNNNDIFSILKLKDIKE
- a CDS encoding ABC transporter permease, translated to MISIIIDATIRAGTSILYATLGEIIIERSGIINLGIEGLMLIGALAGFYTTYTTQSLILGVFAAVFAAGLAGLIHGILCTYFKGNQIVSGLALTMFGVGITAVLGKSMVGQTIVGFKRIEIPVLSKIPIIGNSLFNQDILVYLSILLVFLISFFLYRTVWGLNLRTVGENPYAADVSGIDTYKYRLVATFIGSGLAGLGGAYLSLAYTPLWIENMTAGRGWIAVALVIFSSWSCKRALFGAYFFGGISAIQLRFQAMGTTISAHILQMLPYIFTIIVLIIATIKIEKGSSSQPESLGLVYDREDRK